The genomic region TGACTGAAACAAGAATAGGTTTCTACTTTGACTACGATCTTGACGATGATGGCAGCCTACGTAGGGCTATATGGGCAGACGGTATTGCCCGAGAGAATTACAAGATATTTGGTGATGCGGTGTCATTCGACCCAACTTACTCCACAAATAAGTATTCTATGGTATTCACACCATTCACAGGCGTGGATCACCATAAACGATCAGTGACCTTCTGTGGGGCTCTAATTACAAGGGAAGCTTATGAGTTATTTAATTGGGTTTTCGGCCGGTTTTTACAAGCAATAGGGGGTAAGGAACCCGAGTACATAATTACAGATCAGGACCCGGGTATTATCAAATCTGTCCCTCTTGTTTTCAAGACAGCGCGCCATCGGTTCTGTAtatggcatataatgaacaaagtGCCCAGTAAGTTTGGTGTCTCTAGGAGTGATTATAATGACTTCGTGTGTAAACTTAATGAAATTATATGGGACAATGAGCTTAAAGCAGAAGAATTCGATGTTATTTGGGAGCAAATTATTGAAGAGCATGGTCTTGGCCCCAATGATTGGTTTGCAGATACGTATGCTATAAGGGGACagtgggtgatggcgcattgcagaGACTTGAAGATGGCGTTTGTTATGAGGACGACTCAAAGATCAGAGCGCGAAAATAGCTTTTTTAAGAGGTTTGAGCATAAGTCAGGAACattggttgagttttggatgcgttatGATAGCGCTATGAACCAACAAAGATATACACAAAAGCAGCTTGACAACAGTGATAAGCACTCGTCCGCAAAGACGTAAACACATCTGGCGGTAGAGAGTCATGCTGCAAAGGTGTACACCTATTCAACTTTCTACACCTTCAAGGAAGAGGCCATCTACTCAATTGATACATGTAGAACCGGAGGTTTCACTGAGAGAGGCGAGCTAGAGGTAACTACTGTCAAAGATTCGTCCAGGGGAAACAATTTTGAAGTTGCATACAGTCCAGGTAATTtaatttacactttccatatcaTAAGATTTACACTGTCCATATCATAAgatttacactttccataatatgacatttacactttccatatcatcacatttacactttctgtaacataacatttacactttccatatcaTAACTTTTACACTTTCCATATCATCACATTTATACTTTCCatgatatgacatttacactttctatttaatcacatttaaatTTCAATATAATCACTTACACTAATTGTAACATTCACACTTACATGATAGCCTTAACTGATGACCCAGGTACACGTAAAGCAAGCTGCAGTTGTACGATGTTTGAAAGAACCGGCATCCTATGCCGCCACATAatatggattttttttttcagaaaatGGGATGAAGACAATACCAGACGATTATGTTGTAAATAGATGGACGAAAGAGTATCTCCGATTAAGGATGTTCAATTGTAATAGTGAAGGGACGGACAACATGGAAGTCATCGATGAAAAACAAATTACAATGTCAATAATGTGGTCGGAGGTTCATCAGGCTGTAGGGATCCTTCGAGGCAAAGGTGTGACTGATGTTGAAAGCTTTTCCGCTATAATTAGGGGATTTAAGGACACGCTGTCACCATTAGGAGAAGTGTTGAATAAAAATCGACAAATGGAGAAATTTATGAATTGTACGGCCAGTGAGGTAGTGACGATATTGCCacaaaagaattcgaaaaacaaGGGTAGCGGAAAAAGAATGTTTTCAGCCAAAACAAAAGCACTGGCCTTGGCTAGAAAACCCAAACGCAAGTGTAAGAATTATAAGAGAATGACAAATCACGACAAGAGAAACTGCCCTAACCCCTTCTGCACGTACACCATTGTGCGAGAGGTCGTCTGACCCAGAAGAGGatgaaggagaggaggaggaagagctgGAATCAGAACAAGAATAGACGTCACAGCAGTGATAATGTAGCCTTAGCCTTTGTATTTTGAATGTGTAACTTTAAACTTTGATGTGCTATAACTGGAACGAGGGATTAGGAATTGGTCTCATGGCAACGTCACTTTGAACTGCAGTTGGTGTAACTTTGAGTAACAAAGTTACCCAGTCAAAGCGTTAGAGTTAGACTGTCATAAGACCAAAATGTCTCTGTTTTATTGGATTGCCAAACATTGTGTTACTTGAACTTATTTGGATTGACAATGTTATTTCAAGTAACAGTTACACTTATGATTAAATCAAATCTAACCCTACCTTATAGATTCAATGAAATTTTCAGTGTAAACTATGATGATATGGATAGTGTAAactgtaaatgtgattaaatagaaagtgtaaatgtgatgatatggatagtgtaaatgtgattaaataggaagtgtaaatgtgatcatattgacacatttacactttcagtgTATTTCACATTTACATTTTCAGtatattttacatttacactttcagtgtatgacacatttacactttcagttgttaacatttacacttcccatcTCACCACATTTATACTTTCAAAAGCACTTCCATGTGAAtgacacatttacactttgaatatcgTCACATTTACAATTTGACTGTCCCAATTTACGCTTTCAATAACACTTTCATCTGAATGAAACTAAAATTCAATTTCagtgtgttaacatttacactttcagtgTGTTAACAGTTACACTTCCCGtctcatcacatttacactttcaaaaGCACTTTCATGTGAATGACACATTTACACTTTAATTGTAtgacacatttacactttcagtgtgttaacatttacacttcccgtctcatcacatttacactttcatgtGAAtgacacatttacactttcctCTGAATGAAACTAAAATTCAATTCAATTGATTGACAATTATCATAACAATTGCCTGACATGTCCACAAAAAAACCGATAGCATTACAGACATTAGTTTCAACATTGCCAACCAAAATACAAATAGTCAAGaacaaccaaaaaaaaacaacatGTCCACAAATGGTTTACTTTTTTGCCAAAACATTCTTCATTTTGCGCTTTTTTGTAACTTCCCCCATAATTCATCTTTTTCAGCTATAAACCCATCCACCTTCGTCATGAAAACCTCTCTGTTGATGTTTATGTCAGCTAGTACAAGGGTCGCCACCAACTCGACTACCAAGTACCGtcgattcctcttcctctccaagTCTGGATGCTCAAAAGGTTGACCCTTGTACATCAGCATATACATCATACAGAAAATCCCTAATTCTGTTATGTTAGGAAGGGGTATTTGGCGCCTGAACGGGATTTGTCGATGCTCAAAGCTAGTAATCTGGTATCCCCTGTCGACGGTTCTGGCATCCAAATAATCGCTAATAGCTGATGCCTGCCATGAAAGCACgtaaaatcaaataaacaatatatTGTTCATCCTATTCGAAAGTGGTTTATTGGCATCAGACTTACAACTTGACGAGTAACTTTGTACATTTTAGACTGCTCCCAGTTGGGATGAGGTTGGTAGTCAAGGAGATCGACCATTTGCGCTCCGAAATTTATACATACGCATGCAAAGTGCCCACCAATGTTGACAGGTATGAAGATAAACTCAGGATTCACGTTGAAAGTTTTATCACAGTTCTGGATGAAGGTATCCCAAATTAGGTACAGCCGATCATTGATGGCATTCGACTGTGAATCTGGTTCACGTATATCCAACAACTGTATGACACACTCCTATTCACATAAATGAGTGAGACTACATAATAACCAggaaaataatgtataacttttagGCTTTGGGGGGCGTACCATATGGCGTAGCCCAAAGAAGGCCATCCTAGGAAGTAAGTATTCAGCCGACTCCAAGTGGTTTAACAACACAGCCCAGGACTCAATCACAACTGGCGACATTACAACCTCAGGAAGCATGGACATGATGTCTGATCGGCGTAGCGCGGCATGCCTACTAAACCAAGATATTGATTCGCTGCAATGAAGCCCACGTATAGTAATCAATTAAATATAGAAATTGATTAAAAATTCAATATCGTAATTAATTGAACACGTTATAACAATTTGAGAGATACTAACGAATTTTCAAAGTTGTGgtcatctaacaagcaatagtccaCCACATGCGTTCGACGCGATCTAACACCCCTGACCAAAGTTTGATTGTTCCGTAAGAAGGTAGAGACAACAAGAGTCTGAGTACCAGCAGCCCCACAATCGAGTGAGCATCCCAGACCATCCCCCCCGCCCTGAGGGCGGCTCCTTACGGCTGACATGGGTTGGCTTCCTGAAGACTGCACGGATGCAGGTATGACGACAGGGCTGCTTTCCGCCGGTATGACCACAGGTTTGACCACAGGGCTTCCTTCTACACGGTTAGGGGGTGGGTTTGCGGTACGAGGCCGCTTACTGTAAGTAATCTCTTCCTTATCGTCCAGATTCCGCTTCTGTGCAGTATACGAGCTCGAATTCAAAACTTGAGCATGCTTTT from Silene latifolia isolate original U9 population chromosome 3, ASM4854445v1, whole genome shotgun sequence harbors:
- the LOC141649092 gene encoding protein FAR1-RELATED SEQUENCE 6-like, whose product is MDEGHVLIVPVFSPDYFSRAKLEELCREVEKRFTPHIGQKFGGIEDVVTFYKIYTIACGFDVRWDLKCFIHERDGQLFVDHFKEVTETRIGFYFDYDLDDDGSLRRAIWADGIARENYKIFGDAVSFDPTYSTNKYSMVFTPFTGVDHHKRSVTFCGALITREAYELFNWVFGRFLQAIGGKEPEYIITDQDPGIIKSVPLVFKTARHRFCIWHIMNKVPSKFGVSRSDYNDFVCKLNEIIWDNELKAEEFDVIWEQIIEEHGLGPNDWFADTYAIRGQWVMAHCRDLKMAFVMRTTQRSERENSFFKRFEHKSGTLVEFWMRYDSAMNQQRYTQKQLDNSDKHSSAKTTGGFTERGELEVTTVKDSSRGNNFEVAYSPENGMKTIPDDYVVNRWTKEYLRLRMFNCNSEGTDNMEVIDEKQITMSIMWSEVHQAVGILRGKGVTDVESFSAIIRGFKDTLSPLGEVLNKNRQMEKFMNCTASEVVTILPQKNSKNKGSGKRMFSAKTKALALARKPKRKCKNYKRMTNHDKRNCPNPFCTYTIVREVV